In Mesorhizobium sp. INR15, a genomic segment contains:
- a CDS encoding pyrroloquinoline quinone precursor peptide PqqA has translation MKKTWKKPTMCQVAAGFEISRYLPAEIASKK, from the coding sequence ATGAAGAAGACCTGGAAGAAGCCGACCATGTGCCAGGTGGCAGCGGGCTTTGAAATATCGCGCTATTTGCCTGCGGAGATTGCTTCGAAGAAATAG
- a CDS encoding membrane-bound PQQ-dependent dehydrogenase, glucose/quinate/shikimate family → MYRTIVSSLTGLFGVLIFIGGAWLAVIGGSWFFILLGVGMSGSAFLLFQRRPEGLALYGVTVLVTFVWSVYEVGFDWWALSARGSLLVVIGVLLLLPPMVRSLHRPEIGWARYDASSGILAGSIAVALVAGLYSMFLSPHDTSGVFSDAQMATNKTLETGVPDGEWQAYGRTNAGRRYSPLDQITPANVDNLKVAWTYHTGDIRGPNDPGEATYEDTPLMIDGTVYVCTPHNLVIALDAVSGKEKWRFDPHLKQTAKQTTQHLTCRGVSYFDGASAKPAAAGQQPPVTADSTTKTEEQRVAESAAEVTTGAAGVPQNVVTGQAKRGDPNPVVNHKTTAAMANLDPTCIKRLFAPTSDGRLISISAETGKICPGFGGDDGTINLWANMPNISPGSIYSTSPPLVTDRLVIVGGSVNDNVATTSPSGVIRAYDVNTGDLVWNFDSKNPDATAPIANGQTYSENAPNSWSVSSYDPKLGLIYLPMGNQSPDQYGVGRSASVEKYSSSILALDVNTGKPAWVFQTVHHDLWDMDVPAQPSLVDLTVGGAEVPALVAPTKQGEVYVLNRKTGEPVLPVKEEPAPTGAVKGDMTAPTQPVSKISFKPEPLQEKDMWGVSPLDELVCRIEFRDLYYKGRYTPPTEQGSIIYPGNFGAFNWGAVAVDPNRQIMFAMPVYLAFTSKMIPRPDQYTRVVTKEGGDVFNENFGAPYAAKMGAFLSPLGLPCQAPPWGYVAGVDLTTGKTIYKHVNGTVRDLSPIPLPFKMGVPGIGGPIITKGGVAFLSGTLDYYVRGYDLKTGKEIWRDRLPAGGQATPSTYLGSDGRQYLVVVAGGHGSTNTAAGDSIIAYALPKSG, encoded by the coding sequence ATGTACCGCACGATTGTTTCGTCGCTGACAGGATTGTTCGGCGTTCTTATTTTCATTGGCGGTGCATGGCTGGCAGTGATTGGTGGGTCGTGGTTCTTCATCCTTCTCGGCGTCGGTATGTCCGGTTCGGCATTTCTGCTTTTCCAGCGGCGCCCAGAGGGCTTAGCGCTATACGGCGTCACCGTCCTAGTGACATTCGTGTGGTCAGTTTACGAAGTCGGCTTCGACTGGTGGGCGCTGTCAGCACGGGGCAGCCTACTGGTTGTAATCGGTGTGCTTTTGTTGCTTCCGCCGATGGTTCGCTCCCTGCACAGGCCTGAAATAGGCTGGGCCCGCTATGACGCGTCGAGCGGGATTCTCGCCGGATCAATAGCCGTTGCCCTGGTCGCAGGACTCTATTCAATGTTCCTGAGCCCTCACGACACCAGCGGTGTGTTTTCAGACGCCCAGATGGCGACAAACAAGACCCTTGAGACCGGCGTGCCAGACGGCGAATGGCAGGCTTATGGCCGCACCAACGCTGGTCGACGTTATTCGCCGCTCGACCAGATAACGCCAGCAAACGTCGACAATCTCAAGGTCGCCTGGACCTATCATACCGGCGACATTCGTGGCCCCAACGACCCGGGGGAAGCGACCTACGAAGACACGCCTCTCATGATTGACGGGACCGTTTATGTCTGTACGCCGCACAACCTGGTGATTGCTCTCGATGCGGTTTCTGGCAAAGAGAAATGGCGGTTCGACCCGCATTTGAAGCAGACCGCCAAGCAGACAACCCAACATCTGACCTGCCGTGGTGTTTCCTACTTCGATGGCGCATCGGCAAAGCCCGCTGCCGCCGGCCAGCAGCCTCCGGTGACAGCGGACAGCACAACCAAAACCGAGGAGCAGAGAGTAGCGGAAAGTGCGGCCGAAGTAACAACAGGTGCGGCTGGGGTACCGCAGAACGTTGTCACAGGACAGGCAAAGCGCGGCGATCCAAACCCTGTTGTGAACCACAAGACGACTGCGGCAATGGCCAATCTTGATCCGACATGTATCAAGAGGTTGTTCGCACCGACTTCCGACGGGCGGCTGATCTCCATCAGTGCTGAAACCGGCAAAATCTGCCCAGGTTTTGGCGGTGACGACGGCACCATCAACCTTTGGGCTAACATGCCCAACATCTCGCCCGGTTCTATTTATTCCACGTCTCCACCTCTCGTGACCGATCGCCTGGTGATTGTTGGCGGCTCCGTCAACGACAACGTCGCGACAACGTCACCGTCCGGTGTCATCCGGGCCTACGACGTAAACACCGGCGACCTCGTCTGGAATTTCGATTCCAAGAACCCCGATGCGACGGCGCCCATCGCGAATGGTCAGACCTATTCTGAGAACGCCCCAAACTCGTGGAGTGTTTCAAGCTATGACCCCAAGCTCGGGCTGATTTACCTGCCGATGGGCAACCAATCGCCTGACCAGTACGGAGTCGGCCGCAGCGCCAGCGTGGAAAAGTATTCGTCCTCAATCCTCGCATTGGATGTCAACACCGGCAAACCAGCCTGGGTCTTCCAGACGGTCCATCACGACCTCTGGGACATGGACGTCCCGGCGCAGCCGAGCCTGGTGGATCTCACTGTTGGCGGGGCAGAGGTCCCGGCACTGGTCGCGCCGACCAAACAGGGAGAGGTCTATGTCCTAAACCGCAAGACGGGCGAGCCAGTTCTGCCCGTCAAAGAGGAACCCGCGCCTACCGGTGCGGTCAAGGGTGACATGACGGCGCCGACGCAACCTGTGTCGAAAATTTCGTTCAAGCCCGAGCCGCTTCAAGAAAAGGATATGTGGGGTGTATCGCCACTGGATGAGCTTGTCTGCCGGATCGAATTTCGCGACCTATATTACAAAGGAAGGTATACTCCGCCGACAGAGCAGGGTTCGATCATCTACCCCGGCAATTTCGGAGCGTTCAACTGGGGTGCGGTGGCTGTCGATCCCAATCGTCAAATCATGTTCGCAATGCCCGTCTACCTCGCCTTTACGTCGAAGATGATCCCGCGCCCGGACCAATATACACGCGTCGTTACCAAGGAAGGTGGGGACGTCTTCAATGAGAATTTCGGTGCACCCTATGCGGCCAAGATGGGCGCATTCCTGTCGCCGCTTGGGCTGCCCTGCCAGGCGCCGCCTTGGGGCTATGTCGCCGGTGTCGATCTGACGACAGGCAAGACGATCTACAAGCATGTCAACGGAACGGTGCGCGATCTTTCGCCGATCCCGCTGCCATTCAAGATGGGTGTGCCGGGAATTGGTGGCCCGATCATAACCAAGGGCGGCGTCGCTTTTCTTAGCGGGACCCTCGATTATTATGTACGCGGCTATGATTTGAAGACAGGCAAGGAGATCTGGCGTGACCGGCTCCCAGCGGGCGGTCAGGCCACCCCATCAACCTATCTCGGCTCCGATGGGAGGCAATATCTTGTTGTCGTTGCCGGCGGCCATGGCTCGACCAACACGGCGGCAGGCGATTCCATCATTGCCTACGCGCTGCCGAAATCCGGATGA
- the pqqD gene encoding pyrroloquinoline quinone biosynthesis peptide chaperone PqqD, with translation MTELRKRALLAPHSVPFLPKHVRIQFDPVRSAFAVLSPEKVFWPNEISLDILRRCNGRSSVAQIIAGLAAEYDAQEEDVATDVIAFLQGWSDQLLVKL, from the coding sequence ATGACGGAGCTGCGAAAAAGAGCGCTGTTGGCACCACATTCTGTTCCGTTCCTGCCAAAACACGTGCGCATTCAGTTCGATCCCGTCCGAAGCGCATTCGCCGTACTGTCGCCCGAGAAGGTTTTTTGGCCGAACGAGATCAGTCTCGACATATTGCGGCGTTGCAATGGGCGTTCCTCGGTCGCTCAGATCATCGCCGGTCTTGCCGCCGAGTATGACGCGCAGGAGGAGGACGTTGCGACCGACGTCATCGCGTTCCTACAGGGATGGTCCGACCAGCTGTTGGTCAAGCTATGA
- a CDS encoding DUF2254 domain-containing protein — MKARLRKFLTSLADTFWLVPAAMTAAGIVLALGMVAVDRSGVIPMSLLDNSWLYNGGGTGARTLLGAVASSTIGVAGTVFSITIAALSLAAGQMGPRLLRNFTKDRGNQFTLGAFLGTFCYALMVLRTVRTQDEGIFVPHLSLTVSILLAFVCVATLVFFVGHMAGRINVDTVIALVSLDVQRAFGRIAVKERQPSPPPLSFWKEAAVILDGRRGYLQQLDDTGLAEWAADKGTAVRLLVRPGDFVFPGAPIALMTPPVDGAEEAIRDATALSAQRGSSADIEFAVRQLVEVAVRALSPGINDPHTAVSVIDRFGAALCELAPLHLPAGVLLHEGNPVLVVPAVGYDGLADAMFHMIRQNAAGSAAVLIRLLDVLTAVTSCEHDPSRRATLHRHADLVVGDAKRNISTPEDIQDITRRHSGFLAMKDHGPFGHLEALTQNAPKK, encoded by the coding sequence GTGAAGGCTCGGCTCAGAAAATTCCTGACGTCTCTGGCCGACACGTTTTGGCTGGTTCCTGCTGCTATGACCGCTGCAGGCATAGTGCTGGCACTTGGCATGGTCGCCGTTGATCGGAGCGGCGTCATCCCGATGTCCCTCCTGGACAATTCCTGGCTTTACAACGGCGGCGGCACTGGTGCGCGAACCTTGTTGGGCGCGGTCGCTTCCTCCACTATAGGTGTTGCCGGCACGGTCTTTTCCATTACCATTGCCGCGCTTTCACTGGCTGCTGGACAAATGGGACCGCGCCTCTTGCGGAACTTTACCAAGGACCGCGGCAACCAATTCACATTGGGCGCATTCCTCGGCACTTTCTGCTATGCCCTCATGGTCCTACGCACGGTACGCACCCAGGATGAAGGCATTTTCGTTCCGCATCTCTCGCTTACCGTCAGCATTCTGCTGGCTTTCGTCTGCGTCGCCACTCTTGTTTTCTTCGTTGGCCACATGGCGGGGCGCATTAACGTAGACACCGTCATTGCGTTGGTCAGCCTGGACGTGCAGCGCGCATTCGGGCGAATAGCCGTGAAAGAGAGACAACCATCGCCTCCTCCGCTGTCGTTCTGGAAAGAGGCAGCGGTCATTCTGGATGGTCGCCGAGGTTACCTGCAGCAGCTGGATGACACCGGATTGGCGGAATGGGCGGCCGACAAAGGAACGGCGGTGAGATTGCTGGTGCGACCCGGCGACTTTGTGTTTCCGGGGGCGCCGATCGCGTTGATGACGCCGCCGGTAGATGGCGCAGAGGAAGCCATCCGCGATGCAACCGCCTTGAGTGCGCAGCGCGGGAGCTCTGCTGATATCGAATTCGCGGTGCGACAGCTTGTCGAGGTGGCCGTGCGGGCGCTGTCTCCGGGCATCAACGACCCGCATACCGCTGTGAGCGTGATCGACCGCTTCGGCGCCGCGCTCTGTGAACTCGCCCCACTTCATCTGCCCGCTGGTGTGCTGCTGCACGAAGGAAACCCGGTGCTCGTCGTTCCAGCCGTCGGGTATGACGGACTTGCGGATGCGATGTTCCACATGATCAGGCAGAATGCAGCAGGCAGTGCCGCCGTACTCATTCGCTTGCTGGACGTGCTCACGGCGGTAACGAGTTGCGAGCACGACCCATCTCGCCGGGCTACCTTGCACCGTCATGCCGATCTGGTGGTAGGTGATGCGAAACGCAACATTTCAACGCCCGAAGATATCCAAGACATCACCCGAAGGCATTCTGGTTTCCTCGCGATGAAGGACCATGGCCCCTTTGGCCACCTCGAAGCGCTGACCCAAAATGCACCCAAGAAATAG
- the pqqE gene encoding pyrroloquinoline quinone biosynthesis protein PqqE: MSAPLLPPIGMLAELTHRCPLQCPYCSNPVELLKANRELDTRTWLELFEQAAELGVLQVHLSGGEPTLRRDLEQIIARLSAQGVYTNLITAGVGIADGRIEAFAEAGLDHLQLSFQGARPETTERIGNHRGSHEKKLATARRARAAGLPLTINAPIHRHNIEEVPGFIELALSLDAERLEIANVQYAGWALTNRGALMPDRAAVDRQVDIVATARERLAGIMNIDFVTPDYFATFPKPCMGGWARDAFIVTPDGTVLPCHAAETIPSLSFERFGSRGLMEIWRDSPAFNAFRGVDWMQEPCRTCDRREIDWGGCRCQAMAIAGDAAATDPACVKSVIHSRMEILVRNAVSGAVPGEKDISPFVYRRIAQQPPSK, from the coding sequence ATGAGCGCACCCCTCCTACCTCCTATCGGCATGTTAGCGGAACTAACACATCGCTGCCCCCTGCAATGCCCCTATTGCTCTAACCCGGTCGAACTGCTGAAGGCTAATCGCGAACTCGATACGCGGACCTGGCTGGAGCTGTTCGAGCAGGCCGCCGAACTTGGCGTTCTTCAGGTACATTTGTCAGGCGGTGAGCCAACGCTGCGCCGGGATCTCGAGCAGATCATAGCCAGGCTTTCCGCCCAAGGCGTTTATACCAACCTAATCACTGCGGGCGTCGGCATTGCCGATGGCCGCATCGAGGCATTTGCTGAAGCTGGGCTCGACCATCTGCAACTCAGTTTTCAGGGTGCGAGACCGGAGACCACAGAGCGTATCGGCAATCATCGGGGTAGCCACGAGAAGAAGCTCGCCACCGCGCGACGCGCTCGTGCGGCGGGCTTGCCGTTGACCATCAACGCACCCATCCACCGCCACAATATCGAAGAGGTGCCGGGATTCATTGAACTTGCACTTTCGCTTGATGCCGAGCGCCTCGAGATCGCCAATGTACAATACGCCGGATGGGCGTTGACCAACCGCGGTGCATTGATGCCTGATCGCGCTGCGGTCGACAGGCAGGTCGACATCGTGGCGACGGCGCGCGAGCGGCTGGCGGGCATCATGAACATTGACTTCGTCACCCCAGACTATTTCGCCACCTTTCCGAAGCCGTGTATGGGGGGCTGGGCGCGCGACGCATTCATTGTCACACCCGACGGCACGGTGCTTCCATGCCATGCAGCGGAGACGATACCGTCGCTCTCCTTCGAGCGATTCGGGTCCCGCGGCCTCATGGAAATCTGGCGCGACTCGCCGGCATTCAATGCGTTTCGCGGCGTCGACTGGATGCAGGAGCCTTGTCGCACTTGCGATCGGCGCGAAATCGATTGGGGCGGCTGTCGCTGCCAAGCGATGGCAATCGCGGGGGATGCCGCGGCAACAGACCCGGCTTGCGTAAAATCGGTCATCCATTCCCGTATGGAAATATTGGTCAGGAATGCCGTGTCAGGGGCTGTGCCGGGCGAGAAAGACATCAGCCCGTTCGTCTATCGCCGCATAGCCCAACAACCTCCCTCAAAATAG
- the pqqB gene encoding pyrroloquinoline quinone biosynthesis protein PqqB gives MRMKILGSAAGGGLPQWNCNYYLSRAARSGLAGIHKRTQSSAAVSADGAAWVLFNVSPDIRQQIAETAVLQPSVNSQLRSTPIRAVVLTNADVDHIAGLLSLRERQPFAIYATVQVLAALDANSIFNVLDPELVPRRLLPLAEEVAIRDAEGLETGVTVECFPVSGKIALYLEDRQHPHANFSSNAGDTIGIRVAGGTAGGAVFYIPGCASIDAVLRAMLTDAYCLLFDGTVHADNELIAAGVSHKSGVRMGHLAMSGNAGSIAALADLNISRRVFIHINNTNPVLDENSAEYMSVRAAGWEVARDGMEIEF, from the coding sequence ATGCGCATGAAGATACTCGGATCTGCCGCAGGCGGTGGCTTGCCGCAATGGAACTGTAATTATTACCTAAGCCGCGCAGCACGTTCTGGTTTGGCAGGCATTCATAAACGTACACAATCCAGCGCCGCCGTCTCGGCCGATGGGGCGGCTTGGGTCCTTTTCAACGTCTCACCCGATATCAGACAGCAGATCGCGGAGACGGCGGTGTTGCAGCCATCCGTGAATTCGCAGCTCCGCTCGACGCCGATCCGTGCGGTGGTACTCACTAATGCCGATGTCGATCATATCGCCGGCTTGCTCAGTTTGCGAGAGCGGCAGCCCTTTGCTATTTATGCGACGGTACAAGTTTTGGCGGCCTTGGACGCGAATTCTATCTTTAACGTCCTAGATCCGGAACTTGTCCCAAGACGCTTACTGCCGCTAGCGGAAGAAGTGGCGATCCGCGATGCTGAAGGACTTGAGACGGGTGTGACGGTTGAGTGCTTTCCTGTATCGGGCAAGATCGCACTCTACCTGGAAGACAGACAGCACCCGCATGCGAATTTCAGCTCGAATGCCGGTGACACGATTGGGATTCGCGTTGCTGGTGGCACCGCTGGCGGCGCGGTCTTTTATATCCCAGGCTGTGCGAGCATCGATGCCGTCCTGCGTGCAATGCTCACCGACGCGTATTGCCTGTTGTTCGACGGCACGGTCCATGCCGATAATGAGTTGATTGCCGCCGGTGTCAGTCATAAATCCGGAGTTCGGATGGGCCATCTGGCGATGTCGGGCAACGCAGGTTCCATCGCCGCTCTGGCCGATTTGAATATCAGTCGCCGGGTCTTCATCCATATCAACAACACCAACCCTGTTCTTGATGAGAACTCGGCCGAATACATGTCAGTTCGGGCAGCAGGGTGGGAAGTGGCCCGCGACGGAATGGAGATAGAATTTTGA
- the pqqC gene encoding pyrroloquinoline-quinone synthase PqqC, with product MSDFHRAAKGGLSAIKLEALLRQVGAERYHHRHPFHQKMISGALSKTEMQAWALNRFCYQAVIPRKDAMILARAEDPAFRAAWRRRIEDHDGADGWSGGIKRWLHLATSLGLDADVVKSERLALPATRFAVGAYLSFCTNRTLMEAVASSLTEMFSPAIIGERVPAMLAKYDYVTEDTLAYFTRRPEQATRDADFALAYVLKHATTPERQQQVVDALVFKCDLLWAMLDALQHAYGEKTNIPPGAFCLELSP from the coding sequence TTGAGCGATTTCCACCGCGCGGCTAAAGGAGGCTTGTCGGCCATAAAACTCGAAGCTCTGCTGAGACAAGTAGGGGCCGAACGCTACCACCACCGTCACCCTTTTCATCAAAAGATGATCAGCGGCGCACTCTCGAAAACGGAGATGCAAGCATGGGCGCTGAACCGCTTTTGTTACCAAGCCGTGATTCCTCGCAAGGACGCGATGATCCTCGCCCGTGCCGAGGATCCCGCCTTTCGTGCTGCATGGCGCAGGCGCATCGAGGATCATGACGGAGCGGACGGCTGGAGTGGGGGTATAAAGCGATGGCTGCATCTTGCAACCTCCCTCGGTCTCGACGCTGACGTCGTCAAGAGCGAACGGCTGGCGCTGCCGGCAACACGTTTCGCAGTCGGTGCCTATCTCTCTTTCTGCACGAACCGGACGCTAATGGAGGCGGTCGCGTCGTCACTGACGGAGATGTTCTCGCCGGCCATAATCGGCGAGCGAGTTCCGGCAATGCTGGCTAAATACGATTACGTCACCGAGGACACGCTGGCTTATTTCACGCGACGTCCCGAACAGGCTACGCGCGATGCCGACTTCGCCTTGGCATACGTTCTCAAACATGCCACCACGCCGGAGCGACAGCAGCAGGTGGTCGATGCCCTCGTATTCAAATGCGATCTCCTTTGGGCGATGCTAGACGCTCTTCAGCATGCCTATGGCGAGAAGACAAACATACCGCCCGGCGCCTTCTGTCTGGAACTTTCGCCATGA